In Chitinophaga nivalis, a single genomic region encodes these proteins:
- a CDS encoding TIGR00730 family Rossman fold protein — protein MKRIVVFCGSSAGHDPVYMEAATLLGASLAQRGITLVYGGAKVGLMGAVADGALQAGGQVIGVLPYFLQEKELAHTGLTELILVDTMHERKTRMNELSDGVIALPGGFGTMEELFEMLTWGQLGLHQKPIGLLNVNSFYDSLIQLAQTMTEKGFLSPENRDMLLCSNDAATLLTQMEQYQAPVKGKWITPAQS, from the coding sequence ATGAAGCGTATAGTAGTTTTCTGTGGTTCCAGTGCCGGACATGATCCGGTATATATGGAAGCGGCTACCTTGTTAGGCGCCTCACTGGCCCAACGTGGTATTACCCTGGTGTATGGCGGTGCAAAAGTAGGATTGATGGGTGCAGTAGCCGATGGCGCCTTACAGGCCGGCGGCCAGGTAATTGGTGTATTGCCTTATTTCCTCCAGGAAAAAGAGCTGGCACATACCGGCTTAACAGAACTGATCCTGGTAGATACCATGCATGAACGTAAAACCCGTATGAATGAACTGAGCGACGGTGTGATTGCTCTTCCAGGCGGATTTGGTACGATGGAGGAATTATTTGAAATGCTTACCTGGGGCCAACTGGGCCTGCACCAAAAACCGATTGGCCTGTTGAATGTAAATAGCTTCTATGACAGCCTTATTCAGTTGGCACAAACGATGACGGAAAAAGGATTCCTGTCTCCTGAAAACCGCGATATGCTGCTATGCAGCAACGATGCGGCCACCTTGCTGACACAAATGGAGCAATACCAGGCACCTGTTAAAGGGAAATGGATTACCCCCGCGCAAAGCTAG
- a CDS encoding HD domain-containing protein has product MFTATLRTAWSQLHKPYTQDDTFIHQTFEQLLAAYGSPNRYYHNLSHIHQLLTLQQQYAAQLQQTDVVLFAIFFHDVVYNVLKTDNEAKSALAAEKHLRQLGYPADKTALVKDYIIATQTHLPTQQDTDLDFFLDFDLQILGTAPDNYIAYTQQIRREYGVYPKMVYNPGRKKALQHFLDMPAIYCTHDFRTLYETPARKNIQEEITRL; this is encoded by the coding sequence ATGTTTACTGCAACCCTACGCACCGCCTGGTCACAACTGCACAAGCCCTACACACAGGACGATACCTTTATCCACCAAACATTTGAGCAACTGCTCGCCGCCTACGGCAGCCCTAACCGATATTATCATAATCTTTCCCACATCCACCAGCTACTTACCTTGCAACAGCAATATGCCGCCCAACTTCAACAAACAGACGTGGTGCTGTTTGCCATTTTCTTCCATGATGTGGTATATAATGTGCTGAAAACAGATAACGAAGCCAAAAGTGCGCTGGCAGCCGAAAAACATCTCCGCCAGTTGGGCTATCCTGCTGATAAAACAGCCCTGGTAAAGGATTATATCATCGCTACCCAAACACATCTCCCTACACAACAGGATACCGACCTGGATTTCTTTCTGGACTTTGACCTGCAGATCCTGGGAACCGCACCTGATAACTATATCGCATATACGCAGCAAATCCGCCGCGAATACGGCGTATATCCGAAAATGGTGTATAACCCCGGGCGTAAGAAAGCACTGCAGCATTTCCTGGATATGCCGGCTATTTATTGTACCCACGATTTCCGTACCCTGTATGAAACACCTGCCCGGAAAAACATACAGGAAGAAATAACCCGGTTATAA
- a CDS encoding aconitate hydratase yields MVFDIDMIKKVYAALPGKVEATRKMLGRPLTLAEKILYAHLYAPTTTPYERGKSYVEFAPDRVAMQDATAQMALLQFMTCGRDKVAVPSTVHCDHLIQAKVGATEDLATAIDTNKEVYDFLSSISDKYGIGFWKPGAGIIHQVVLENYAFPGGMMIGTDSHTPNAGGLGMVAIGVGGADAVDVMAGLPWELKMPKLIGVKLTGKMSGWTSAKDIILKVAGILTVKGGTGCIVEYFGEGADSLSATGKGTICNMGAEIGATCSLFGYDSKMADYLKMTSRADVAALADEVRAHLRPDEEVYVEPAKYYDQVIEINLDELEPHVNGPFTPDLAWPISKFAQAVKENNWPEKLEVALIGSCTNSSYEDISRSASLAKQAIDKQLDMKSEFTITPGSELVRFTIERDGLLNTFDQVGGVVLANACGPCIGQWARHIDDPSRKNSIITSFNRNFAKRNDGNASTHAFVASPEIVTALAIAGDLTFNPLTDKLKNKQGEEVMLDEPVGYELPVKGFAVDDAGYQAPAEDGSGVQVIVSPTSDRLQLLAPFSAWEGTDLKGLKLLIKAKGKCTTDHISMAGPWLKYRGHLDNISNNMLIGAINAFNDKSDTVKNALTSEYGAVPATMRAYKAAGLGAVVVGDENYGEGSSREHAAMEPRHLGVRAILVKSFARIHETNLKKQGMLGLTFANKEDYDKIQEDDNIDILGLTTFAPGKQLTIALHHKDGSTEEFAVNHTYNEQQIEWFKAGGALNVIRAEAAKAAQKA; encoded by the coding sequence ATGGTGTTTGATATTGACATGATTAAAAAAGTGTATGCGGCACTACCGGGTAAGGTGGAAGCAACCCGTAAAATGTTAGGTCGCCCGCTCACACTTGCCGAGAAGATTTTATACGCTCACCTGTATGCACCTACTACCACGCCGTACGAGAGAGGCAAATCCTACGTGGAATTTGCGCCGGATCGTGTAGCGATGCAGGATGCCACTGCTCAGATGGCCCTGCTCCAGTTTATGACCTGCGGTCGTGATAAAGTAGCGGTACCCTCCACTGTACACTGTGATCACCTCATTCAAGCAAAAGTAGGCGCCACAGAAGATCTGGCGACTGCAATTGACACCAATAAAGAAGTTTACGATTTCCTTTCCTCTATTTCTGATAAGTACGGTATTGGTTTCTGGAAACCAGGTGCCGGTATTATTCACCAGGTAGTACTGGAAAACTATGCCTTCCCTGGCGGTATGATGATTGGTACCGACTCCCATACTCCCAATGCCGGCGGTTTAGGCATGGTAGCAATCGGAGTAGGTGGTGCTGACGCGGTAGACGTAATGGCTGGTCTGCCGTGGGAGCTGAAAATGCCGAAACTGATTGGTGTAAAACTGACGGGTAAAATGAGTGGCTGGACATCTGCCAAAGATATTATCCTGAAAGTAGCGGGTATCCTCACTGTAAAAGGTGGTACCGGTTGCATCGTGGAATACTTTGGTGAAGGTGCCGATAGCCTGAGTGCTACCGGTAAAGGTACCATCTGTAACATGGGTGCTGAAATCGGCGCTACCTGTTCCCTGTTTGGCTACGACAGCAAAATGGCAGATTACCTGAAAATGACCAGCAGAGCTGATGTTGCTGCCCTGGCTGACGAAGTAAGAGCGCACCTGCGTCCGGATGAAGAAGTATACGTTGAACCAGCGAAATACTACGATCAGGTAATTGAAATCAACCTGGATGAACTGGAACCACACGTAAATGGTCCGTTCACACCGGATCTGGCATGGCCTATCTCCAAATTTGCACAGGCAGTGAAAGAAAACAACTGGCCTGAGAAACTGGAAGTAGCCCTGATCGGTTCCTGCACCAACTCTTCCTACGAAGATATTTCCCGTTCAGCGTCCCTGGCTAAACAAGCCATCGACAAACAACTGGACATGAAATCCGAATTCACCATCACACCGGGTTCTGAACTGGTACGTTTTACCATCGAAAGAGACGGTTTACTGAATACTTTTGACCAGGTAGGCGGTGTTGTACTGGCTAACGCCTGCGGTCCCTGCATTGGTCAGTGGGCACGTCACATCGACGATCCTTCCCGTAAGAACTCTATCATCACTTCCTTCAACCGTAACTTCGCGAAAAGAAATGATGGTAACGCTTCTACCCATGCATTCGTAGCTTCTCCTGAAATCGTAACGGCCCTGGCTATCGCCGGCGACCTGACTTTCAACCCGCTGACAGACAAACTGAAAAACAAGCAGGGTGAAGAAGTAATGCTGGACGAACCAGTAGGTTACGAACTGCCTGTAAAAGGTTTTGCAGTAGATGATGCCGGTTACCAGGCACCTGCCGAAGATGGTAGTGGTGTACAGGTAATCGTATCTCCTACTTCTGACCGTCTGCAGCTGCTGGCGCCATTCAGCGCATGGGAAGGTACAGATCTGAAAGGTCTGAAACTGCTCATCAAAGCAAAAGGTAAATGTACAACGGATCATATCTCTATGGCTGGTCCATGGTTGAAATACCGTGGTCACCTGGATAACATCTCCAACAACATGCTGATTGGTGCGATCAACGCATTCAACGATAAAAGCGACACCGTTAAGAATGCGCTGACCAGCGAATACGGTGCTGTTCCGGCTACTATGCGTGCTTACAAAGCCGCTGGCCTGGGTGCAGTAGTAGTAGGTGATGAAAACTATGGTGAAGGCTCCAGCCGCGAACACGCAGCGATGGAACCACGTCACCTGGGTGTAAGAGCCATCCTGGTGAAATCTTTCGCCCGTATTCACGAAACCAACCTGAAAAAACAAGGTATGCTGGGTCTGACCTTCGCCAACAAAGAAGATTACGACAAAATCCAGGAAGATGACAACATCGACATCCTGGGTCTGACTACCTTTGCTCCTGGCAAACAACTCACCATTGCACTGCATCATAAAGATGGCAGCACAGAAGAGTTTGCCGTAAACCACACGTACAACGAACAACAGATCGAGTGGTTTAAAGCAGGTGGTGCACTGAACGTAATCCGTGCAGAAGCTGCCAAAGCTGCTCAAAAAGCATAA
- a CDS encoding PspC domain-containing protein, with the protein MNRLKDFLEWKAFGVCAAIGDKLGVATSRIRIFFIYATFLTMGSPLIVYMILAFWVNMKNYIQHARRNPLRYL; encoded by the coding sequence ATGAACCGATTAAAAGATTTCTTGGAATGGAAGGCTTTCGGTGTATGTGCCGCTATTGGAGATAAACTAGGGGTGGCCACTTCCCGGATACGCATCTTTTTTATCTATGCAACCTTTCTCACGATGGGGTCTCCGCTCATTGTATACATGATTCTTGCTTTTTGGGTGAATATGAAAAATTATATACAGCACGCCAGAAGAAATCCCCTGCGTTACCTGTAA
- the kdsA gene encoding 3-deoxy-8-phosphooctulonate synthase produces the protein MKHLKSLFKEQYNPENFFLIAGPCVIEEEEILMTVAEKVTAICKRLAIPYVFKASYRKANRTSVHSFTGIGDVEGLELLQKVGKTFNVPVTSDIHSAAEAAMAAAYVDVLQIPAFLCRQTDILLAAAETGKVVNVKKGQFLSGESMKFAVEKIQGAGNDNIILTERGTTFGYQDLVVDYRNIPVMKHLGTPVVMDCTHSLQQPNQASGVTGGNPQMISTIAKAAIATGADGLFIETHPDPSKAKSDGANMLRLDLLEELLEKLVEIRKVVR, from the coding sequence ATGAAGCATTTAAAATCATTATTCAAAGAGCAGTACAATCCGGAAAACTTTTTCCTGATTGCTGGTCCCTGTGTGATAGAAGAAGAAGAAATCCTGATGACCGTAGCAGAGAAGGTAACGGCTATCTGTAAACGACTGGCGATTCCTTATGTATTCAAGGCATCTTACCGTAAGGCCAATCGTACCAGCGTGCATTCCTTTACCGGTATCGGCGATGTGGAAGGGTTGGAATTATTACAGAAAGTGGGTAAAACCTTTAATGTACCCGTTACTTCAGATATCCATTCCGCTGCAGAAGCAGCCATGGCAGCAGCTTATGTGGATGTATTGCAAATACCTGCCTTCCTGTGCCGTCAGACAGATATTCTGCTGGCAGCCGCAGAAACCGGCAAAGTGGTGAATGTAAAAAAAGGCCAGTTCCTCAGCGGCGAATCGATGAAATTTGCTGTGGAAAAAATCCAGGGCGCCGGCAACGACAATATTATACTCACCGAACGTGGTACAACCTTCGGTTACCAGGACCTGGTAGTGGATTACCGGAATATTCCGGTGATGAAACACCTGGGTACCCCTGTTGTAATGGACTGTACCCACTCCCTGCAGCAGCCTAACCAGGCCAGCGGCGTTACCGGTGGTAACCCGCAAATGATCAGCACTATTGCCAAAGCGGCCATCGCTACCGGGGCAGACGGGTTGTTCATTGAAACGCATCCGGATCCTTCCAAAGCAAAATCCGACGGCGCCAACATGTTACGTCTGGACCTGCTGGAAGAACTGCTGGAGAAATTAGTGGAAATCCGCAAAGTAGTCAGATAA
- a CDS encoding NAD-dependent epimerase/dehydratase family protein: MKKDKILVIGACGQIGVELTLALRKMYGDANVLASDLREEHELLKGTGPYVSLDVMNKEMLHVLVIRHNITQIYLLAAILSATGEKNPLLAWHINMQSLLNVLDIAKEENLDKIYWPSSIAVFGPNSPMQETPQHTIIEPTTIYGISKFAGERWCEYYHHRYGVDVRSLRYPGLISYKSAPGGGTTDYAVEIFHEAKENKSYTSFLSENTYLPMMYMPDAIRATIELMEANAADVTIRSAYNLSAMSFSPKEIAAEIKKHIPAFTISYEPDYRQQIADGWPNSMDDSLARQDWKWHPEYDLEKMTADMLKNI; this comes from the coding sequence ATGAAGAAAGATAAGATCCTGGTTATAGGTGCCTGTGGACAAATTGGCGTGGAGCTGACCCTGGCTTTAAGGAAAATGTATGGTGATGCCAATGTGCTGGCGTCGGATCTGAGAGAGGAACATGAGTTGTTGAAAGGAACCGGGCCTTATGTGTCGCTGGATGTGATGAACAAGGAAATGCTGCACGTACTGGTGATCCGTCACAACATCACGCAAATCTATCTGCTGGCGGCTATCCTGTCTGCTACCGGTGAAAAAAATCCATTACTGGCATGGCATATCAACATGCAAAGCCTGTTGAATGTGCTGGACATTGCGAAGGAAGAAAACCTGGATAAAATCTACTGGCCCAGCTCTATCGCGGTATTCGGTCCTAATTCACCGATGCAGGAAACACCACAGCACACCATCATTGAGCCTACTACCATTTATGGTATCAGCAAATTTGCCGGTGAACGCTGGTGCGAATACTATCACCACCGTTATGGCGTAGACGTAAGAAGCCTGCGTTATCCGGGTCTTATCAGTTATAAATCGGCGCCAGGTGGCGGTACAACGGATTACGCCGTGGAAATTTTCCATGAGGCGAAAGAAAATAAATCCTATACCAGCTTCCTGTCGGAGAACACCTACCTGCCTATGATGTACATGCCGGACGCTATCCGGGCTACCATTGAACTGATGGAAGCCAATGCCGCCGACGTCACCATCCGCTCTGCCTACAACCTGTCAGCAATGAGTTTCTCACCAAAAGAAATTGCCGCTGAAATCAAAAAACATATTCCTGCATTCACCATCAGCTACGAACCGGATTATCGCCAGCAAATCGCTGACGGCTGGCCTAACAGCATGGACGACAGTCTTGCCCGTCAGGACTGGAAATGGCATCCGGAATACGACCTGGAAAAAATGACAGCAGACATGCTGAAAAATATATAA
- a CDS encoding sulfate adenylyltransferase subunit 1 — protein MEVLRIATSGSVDDGKSTLIGRLLYDTQSIPQDKMEALHAASKRKGLDFTDLSLLTDGLVAEREQGITIDVAHIYFSTPTRKYIIADTPGHIEYTRNMVTGASNAQVSLILIDARRGIVEQTYRHFFIANLLRIPYLVVCVNKMDLVEYSEARFNQIVEDFQQLLANAGFKGQAVQFVPISSLYGENVATRNGAIDWYQGPTLLAYLEQISFDHEDNRHPARFPVQSVIRPRTTEYHDFRGFAGKVASGHFTVGDEVVSLPSGQKSRIKTIEQFEKQLTVAHARESVIITLEGEIDSSRGNMLVKADQVPAQLKEIQAQICWMDQQPLTAGKTYLLQHGVNRVKAKVQQINYVTDVTSYQAVSDKTQMGLNDIGSITLKTAAPVFADSYAENPANGAFILIDEYNNTTVAVGFIATP, from the coding sequence ATGGAAGTTTTACGTATAGCCACTTCCGGTAGTGTGGATGATGGTAAAAGCACATTGATAGGTCGTTTATTGTACGATACCCAATCCATCCCGCAGGATAAAATGGAAGCGCTGCATGCTGCCAGCAAACGCAAAGGACTGGACTTTACCGACCTGTCGCTGCTTACCGACGGCCTGGTCGCAGAACGCGAACAGGGTATTACCATCGATGTAGCACACATCTATTTCTCTACCCCTACCCGCAAATACATTATCGCCGATACCCCCGGCCATATAGAATATACCCGTAACATGGTTACCGGGGCTTCCAATGCCCAGGTATCCCTGATACTCATTGATGCCCGCCGGGGTATTGTAGAACAAACCTACCGTCACTTTTTCATCGCTAACCTCCTGCGTATTCCTTACCTGGTAGTATGTGTAAATAAAATGGACCTGGTAGAATACAGTGAAGCCCGTTTCAACCAGATTGTGGAAGATTTCCAGCAATTGCTGGCCAATGCCGGATTTAAAGGCCAGGCCGTTCAGTTTGTGCCCATTTCTTCCCTGTATGGTGAAAACGTAGCTACCCGCAACGGCGCGATCGACTGGTACCAGGGTCCTACCCTGCTGGCCTACCTGGAACAGATCTCTTTTGACCATGAAGACAACCGCCATCCGGCGCGTTTTCCGGTACAAAGCGTGATCCGCCCACGAACCACCGAATACCACGATTTCCGCGGCTTTGCCGGGAAAGTAGCCAGCGGACATTTTACCGTAGGCGACGAGGTAGTCTCTTTGCCTTCCGGACAAAAAAGCCGGATTAAAACCATTGAGCAGTTTGAAAAACAACTAACGGTGGCGCATGCACGCGAAAGTGTGATCATCACCCTGGAAGGTGAAATAGACAGCAGCCGGGGAAACATGCTGGTAAAAGCGGATCAGGTACCTGCCCAGCTGAAAGAGATCCAGGCGCAGATCTGCTGGATGGACCAGCAGCCGCTTACTGCCGGCAAAACCTATTTACTGCAGCATGGCGTAAACCGGGTAAAAGCCAAAGTGCAACAGATCAATTATGTGACGGATGTAACCAGTTACCAGGCCGTAAGCGATAAAACGCAGATGGGGCTGAATGATATTGGCAGTATCACCCTGAAAACAGCGGCACCTGTATTTGCAGACAGCTACGCGGAAAATCCCGCCAATGGCGCCTTTATCCTCATAGACGAATACAACAACACCACTGTGGCCGTTGGCTTCATTGCAACGCCCTGA
- the cysD gene encoding sulfate adenylyltransferase subunit CysD, with translation MTHQINWEFPQALEDEAIYILRETAAQFEKPVLLFSGGKDSITLVRLAQKAFYPGKIPFALLHVDTGHNFPETIEFRDWLVNHLGLDIIVRNVQDSIDQGKVQEETGKYASRNALQTVTLLDAIEEGKFDACIGGARRDEEKARAKERIFSVRDEFGQWNAKMQRPELFDILNGKINIGENVRVFPISNWTELDVWNYIRRENLRIPSIYFAHEREIIERDGLYWPYSPYLNTTAEEVPYRQKVRFRTVGDMTCTAAVLSEADKLEDIIAEIMEAKISERGARIDDKRSEAAMEKRKQAGYF, from the coding sequence ATGACGCATCAAATAAATTGGGAATTTCCGCAGGCACTGGAAGATGAAGCAATATACATACTTCGGGAAACAGCCGCCCAATTCGAAAAACCAGTGCTCCTGTTTTCAGGTGGCAAGGATTCTATTACCCTCGTAAGACTGGCCCAGAAAGCCTTTTACCCGGGCAAAATTCCATTTGCTTTATTACATGTAGATACCGGCCATAATTTTCCGGAAACCATTGAATTTCGCGACTGGCTCGTGAATCACCTGGGCCTGGATATTATTGTACGCAATGTGCAGGACAGTATTGACCAGGGAAAAGTGCAGGAAGAAACCGGCAAATATGCCAGCAGAAATGCCCTGCAAACCGTTACCCTCCTGGATGCCATCGAAGAAGGCAAGTTCGATGCCTGCATCGGCGGCGCACGCCGGGATGAAGAAAAAGCCCGCGCCAAAGAACGCATCTTCTCCGTCAGAGATGAATTCGGACAATGGAACGCCAAAATGCAACGGCCTGAATTATTCGATATCCTCAACGGAAAAATCAATATCGGTGAAAACGTACGCGTATTCCCCATCTCCAACTGGACAGAACTGGATGTATGGAATTATATCCGCCGGGAAAACCTCCGGATTCCTTCCATCTATTTCGCCCATGAAAGAGAAATTATAGAACGGGACGGGCTGTACTGGCCTTATTCTCCCTATCTCAATACCACCGCAGAGGAAGTACCCTACCGCCAGAAAGTACGTTTCCGTACCGTAGGTGATATGACGTGTACTGCTGCCGTACTTTCCGAAGCAGATAAACTGGAAGATATCATTGCGGAGATCATGGAAGCCAAAATCTCTGAAAGAGGCGCCCGTATCGACGATAAACGTTCGGAAGCAGCCATGGAAAAGAGAAAGCAGGCCGGATACTTTTAG
- a CDS encoding phosphoadenylyl-sulfate reductase gives MTDITTALANKPVVEAIQYLLEQYPGAVAFSTSFGQEDQVIADIIWRNQLPVRVFTLDTGRLFQETYDLMDLTMARYKQPVEVFFPETAAVEKLVAAKGPNSFYESVDNRKECCGIRKVVPLNRALEGVKIWITGLRAEQSENRQGMETLEWDEHRRLYKYNPLIHWGYDEVTAYLEEHKVPYNQLHHKGFISIGCAPCTRAIEPGEHPRAGRWWWEQSHKECGLHG, from the coding sequence ATGACAGACATTACCACTGCACTGGCCAACAAACCAGTGGTGGAAGCTATTCAGTACCTGTTGGAACAATACCCGGGTGCAGTAGCCTTCTCCACTTCATTTGGCCAGGAAGACCAGGTAATAGCAGATATTATCTGGCGCAACCAATTGCCGGTTAGAGTATTTACCCTGGACACAGGCCGGCTATTCCAGGAAACGTACGACCTGATGGACCTCACCATGGCCCGCTACAAGCAACCCGTGGAAGTTTTTTTCCCCGAAACGGCAGCCGTAGAAAAACTGGTCGCCGCAAAAGGCCCCAACAGCTTTTATGAATCAGTCGACAACCGGAAGGAATGCTGCGGCATCCGTAAAGTAGTTCCCCTGAACAGGGCATTGGAAGGGGTGAAAATATGGATCACCGGCCTCCGCGCAGAACAGTCGGAAAACCGACAGGGAATGGAAACCCTGGAATGGGATGAACACCGCCGCCTGTATAAGTACAATCCGCTCATCCACTGGGGCTACGATGAAGTAACGGCTTACCTGGAAGAACACAAGGTGCCGTACAACCAGCTTCATCACAAAGGATTCATCAGTATCGGCTGTGCGCCGTGTACACGCGCCATCGAACCGGGAGAACATCCGCGCGCCGGACGATGGTGGTGGGAACAGTCGCATAAGGAATGCGGCCTGCACGGATAA
- a CDS encoding RrF2 family transcriptional regulator yields the protein MLSKKTQYAFHALIHLAENVDKGPILISEIAQEKNISIKFLENILLELKNAGILGSKKGKGGGYYLMRPPKEIALAKIIRLLDGPIALLPCVSLNYYERCENCRDEAVCGLHEVMSKVRDATLKLLENKTLKDILTKN from the coding sequence ATGTTATCTAAAAAAACACAATACGCATTTCACGCTTTAATTCATCTGGCCGAGAATGTAGATAAAGGTCCGATCCTTATTTCTGAAATTGCCCAGGAAAAAAACATCTCTATTAAATTTCTGGAAAACATCCTGCTGGAGTTAAAAAATGCAGGTATTCTGGGAAGTAAAAAAGGGAAAGGCGGAGGTTATTACCTGATGCGTCCACCTAAAGAAATTGCGCTGGCAAAGATCATCCGCTTACTGGATGGCCCTATTGCCCTGCTCCCCTGCGTAAGCCTCAACTATTACGAACGTTGTGAAAACTGCCGGGACGAAGCGGTATGCGGATTACATGAGGTGATGAGCAAGGTAAGAGATGCTACCCTTAAATTACTGGAAAACAAGACACTGAAAGATATTCTGACCAAAAACTAA
- the dapB gene encoding 4-hydroxy-tetrahydrodipicolinate reductase: MKIALIGYGKMGQAIDAIATAKGHEIVLRIDANNQHLLEKEHLSQADVAIEFTTPETAYHNVLKCFEAHVPVVSGTTGWLDKLPEVQALCISQEQAFLHATNFSIGVNIFFEVNKKLAALMAGQSQYDVQMEEIHHTHKKDAPSGTALTLAEQVLASVPRKTAWSNDVSSEPAILSIISKRIDPAPGTHTITYTSAIDDITITHTAHSREGFAAGAVIAAVWLQGKTGVFTMRDVLNL; encoded by the coding sequence ATGAAAATAGCGCTCATCGGATACGGTAAAATGGGACAGGCAATAGATGCCATCGCCACAGCAAAAGGGCACGAGATTGTACTCCGGATAGATGCCAACAACCAGCATTTATTGGAAAAAGAACACTTAAGCCAGGCAGATGTAGCGATTGAATTCACCACACCCGAAACAGCTTACCACAATGTGTTAAAATGCTTTGAAGCCCATGTACCTGTGGTTTCCGGTACTACCGGCTGGCTGGATAAGCTACCGGAAGTACAAGCATTATGTATATCGCAGGAACAGGCTTTCCTGCATGCCACCAATTTCAGTATCGGTGTAAACATTTTCTTTGAAGTCAACAAAAAACTCGCCGCCCTGATGGCTGGCCAGTCTCAGTACGACGTGCAGATGGAAGAAATTCACCATACCCATAAAAAAGATGCGCCCAGCGGCACTGCCCTCACACTGGCAGAACAGGTACTGGCATCAGTACCCCGTAAAACCGCCTGGAGCAATGACGTTAGCAGTGAACCAGCTATCCTGTCTATTATTTCCAAACGCATAGATCCGGCTCCCGGTACCCATACGATCACCTACACTTCTGCTATTGATGATATTACCATCACACATACCGCCCATTCCAGGGAAGGATTTGCCGCAGGAGCTGTCATTGCCGCAGTATGGCTGCAAGGCAAAACAGGGGTGTTTACGATGAGGGATGTACTGAATCTGTAA
- a CDS encoding DUF5683 domain-containing protein codes for MANKAGNIVHFLRYLILAVLPLVAAGRLQAQDTLHPVVKAVADTLAQATPVPVKDTLKARAISRDTFYVANSKLPHSPRKAALYSAVIPGLGQAYNREYWKIPLIYAAIGTCTYFFIDNMKTYKEFRDAYRLKKAGIPDPNGKYNIYDPESLKYNRDTFREYMDYSVLFFILAYGLNIADATVFAHLRTFDMSNDLSIRVSPTLINNRTLGVGVNITLGGKKNNSYRYVAGR; via the coding sequence GTGGCTAACAAAGCTGGAAACATAGTTCATTTTCTGCGTTACCTTATACTGGCAGTATTGCCACTTGTGGCAGCAGGCCGGTTACAGGCCCAGGACACCCTACATCCTGTAGTCAAAGCAGTGGCAGATACCCTTGCCCAGGCAACACCGGTTCCCGTAAAAGATACCCTGAAAGCCAGGGCTATCAGCCGGGATACCTTTTATGTAGCCAATTCCAAACTGCCGCACAGTCCGCGGAAAGCAGCCCTTTATTCGGCAGTAATACCCGGACTGGGACAGGCCTACAACCGGGAATACTGGAAAATTCCGCTGATATATGCAGCTATTGGTACCTGTACCTACTTCTTCATCGACAACATGAAAACCTACAAGGAATTCCGTGATGCCTACCGCTTGAAAAAAGCCGGCATTCCGGATCCTAACGGCAAATACAATATCTACGATCCGGAGTCGCTGAAATATAACCGGGATACCTTCCGGGAGTATATGGATTATTCTGTATTGTTTTTTATCCTCGCCTACGGCCTGAATATCGCAGATGCCACCGTGTTTGCGCACTTAAGGACGTTTGACATGTCCAATGACCTGAGCATCCGCGTCTCCCCTACATTGATCAACAACCGCACCCTGGGCGTTGGGGTTAATATTACCCTGGGGGGCAAAAAGAACAATAGCTACCGGTACGTTGCCGGCCGCTAA